A portion of the Echeneis naucrates chromosome 5, fEcheNa1.1, whole genome shotgun sequence genome contains these proteins:
- the parp3 gene encoding protein mono-ADP-ribosyltransferase PARP3 produces the protein MAPKRRAASAAKAGGKKAKEEAETAKPKDSFTSAKEALLAAGSQVKGKKKVDEHCSLSSSAEVYEDYDCMLNQTNIGHNNNKFYVIQVLKDKNKYYSWNRWGRVGEVGQSKLNPFDKPENAIKDFEKKFKDKTKNSWSDRMNFVSHSGKYTLIEVSGEQDAEVKVDCVDGKAVKLIKNILPCTLDKATERLIELIFSNDMFKEAMECMNLDIKKMPLGKLSKVQIAKGFEVLEEIEAAINQKSKRARLEELSSKFFTTIPHNFGRTRPPTIDNKELVEQKKEMLMVLADIELAQTLKSETEKAQEELIETVPHPRDQDYNSLKCKLTLMDKGSEHFQIIENYLKVTAESYKKPKIVNVWEVDRQMEGERFNENHSLENRRLLWHGTNIAVVAAILKSGLRIMPHSGGRVGRGIYFASENRKSAGYVHTSKNTGVMFLSEVALGKEYTITKDDSSLKKAPAGHDSVVARGSVEPDPLKDILISLEGKKVSVPQGEPTDQPQFSGSYFSNSEYVIYKESQCRLRYLLELIM, from the exons ATGGCACCAAAGAGAagagctgcttcagctgctAAGGCGGGTGGCAAGAAGGCCAAGGAGGAGGCCGAGACAGCAAAGCCTAAAGACTCCTTCACCTCCGCCAAAGAGGCCCTCCTGGCTGCGGGGTCACAGGTCAAAGGCAAGAAGAAAGTGGATGAACACTGCTCACTGTCAAGCTCTGCAGAG GTATATGAGGACTACGACTGCATGCTCAACCAGACAAACATTGGACATAACAATAATAAGTTTTATGTCATTCAAGTTCTAAAAGACAAGAACAAATACTATTCGTGGAACAGATGGGGTAGAGTG GGTGAAGTGGGACAGTCCAAGCTTAATCCTTTTGATAAGCCTGAGAATGCCATCAAGGACTTTGAGAAAAAGTTtaaagacaagacaaagaaCAGCTGGAGTGATCGGATGAATTTCGTGTCTCACTCTGGGAAGTACACTTTGATTGAAGTGTCTGGAGAGCAGGATGCAGAGGTTAAG GTAGACTGTGTTGATGGAAAAGCAGTCAAACTTATAAAAAACATCCTGCCTTGCACCCTTGACAAAGCTACAGAACGCCTCATTGAACTTATTTTCAGCAACGACATGTTCAAGGAGGCCATGGAATGTATGAACTTag ACATCAAAAAGATGCCTTTGGGCAAACTCAGTAAGGTGCAGATTGCAAAGGGCTTTGAAGTGTTGGAAGAAATCGAAGCGGCCATAaaccaaaaaagcaaaagagcaCGTCTGGAAGAACTGTCCTCAAAGTTTTTCACCACAATCCCACACAACTTTGGCCGAACTAGACCACCAACCATTGACAACAAAGAGCTTGTGGAGCAGAAGAAAGAGATGCTCATG GTGCTGGCTGACATTGAGCTTGCCCAGACTCTgaagtcagagacagagaaggcTCAGGAGGAGTTGATAGAGACAGTTCCTCACCCTCGAGACCAAGACTACAATTCTCTCAAATGCAAACTCACTCTAATGGACAAGGGTTCAGAACATTTTCAG ATCATAGAAAACTACCTGAAAGTGACTGCAGAGAGCtacaaaaaaccaaaaattgTCAATGTTTGGGAAGTCGATCGACAGATGGAG GGAGAACGTTTTAATGAGAATCACAGTCTGGAGAACCGCCGTCTGCTGTGGCACGGTACAAACATAGCAGTGGTGGCAGCTATCCTGAAGAGTGGTCTGAGGATCATGCCCCATTCGGGAGGCCGTGTTGGTCGTGGAATCTACTTTGcatctgaaaacagaaagtctGCAGGTTACG TGCATACCTCTAAAAATACTGGAGTGATGTTCCTGAGTGAAGTAGCGCTTGGTAAAGAATATACCATTACAAAAGATGACAGTTCGTTGAAGAAGGCTCCTGCAGGCCATGATAGTGTGGTGGCTCGAGGAAGCGTGGAACCAG ATCCATTGAAGGACATCCTCATCTCTCTGGAAGGGAAGAAGGTTTCTGTGCCTCAGGGTGAGCCCACAGATCAGCCCCAATTTTCAGGCAGCTACTTCTCCAACAGTGAATATGTCATCTACAAAGAGAGTCAGTGTCGCCTCCGCTACCTGCTGGAGCTGATCATGTAG
- the grm2a gene encoding metabotropic glutamate receptor 2: MSLGKSPVLGVRPLPRPLWLSHLSLLCLCVSLFAQAPQGLPVVGYNTDSKREITLDGDLMIGGLFPVHQKGEGAEDCGKINAQRGIQRLEAMLLALDEINKDDRILPGIRLGAHILDTCSKDTYALEQSLEFVRASLTKVDDSEYTCPDGSYAIHDDVPLAISGVIGGSYSDVSIQVANLLRLFQIPQISYASTSAKLSDKTRYDYFARTVPPDFYQAKAMAEILRYFNWTYVSTVASEGDYGETGIDAFQQEARARQICIATSAKVSRSMSRWSYENVIRSLQQKSNAKVVILFTRSEDARELLVAANRMNVTFTWVASDGWGAQESVVRGSEAVADGAFTIELASYQIPQFNQYFTALHPYNNTRNPWFREFWENQFQCSLHDLGCGKHSLHEVPFQPESKIMFVVNAVYAMATALHNMRQALCPNSTKVCDALKPGNGRKFYRDYILKVKFEAPFRPPDTENVVRFDAFGDSLGRYNIFHYHKEGGRYFYRKVGYWAQSLTLNTSLIPWAGQVAPTSQCSDPCKKNEVKSMQPGDVCCWICIPCQPYQYLQDEFTCADCSFGQWPLANLTGCYDLPEEYIRWEDAWAIGPVTISCLGMMCTLFVIGLFLKHNETPVVKASGRELSYILLLGVLMCYSMTFIYIAKPSTAVCTLRRLGLGTSFAVCYSALLTKTNRIARIFSGVKDGAQRPRFISPASQVAICGALISCQLVVVVVWLLVEAPGVRKEVSPERRDVVTLKCNSKDSSMLMSLTYNCILIILCTVYAFKTRKCPENFNEAKFIGFTMYTTCIIWLAFQPIFYVTASDYRVQTTTMCISVSLSGSVVLGCLFAPKVHIILFQPQKNVSTLRVATTRFSVTTGPATSFSQASASNVVPTVCNGREVVDSTTSSL; encoded by the exons ATGTCATTGGGGAAATCCCCTGTGTTGGGGGTGCGCCCCCTGCCCCGACCACTCTGGCTGTCCCACCTCAGCctgctgtgcttgtgtgtgtctctctttgcCCAGGCTCCCCAGGGCTTGCCTGTGGTGGGTTATAACACTGACTCCAAGAGAGAGATCACACTGGATGGAGATTTGATGATTGGAGGCCTGTTTCCTGTGCACCAGAAGGGTGAAGGGGCAGAGGACTGTGGGAAGATCAATGCTCAGAGAGGGATCCAGAGACTGGAGGCCATGCTGCTAGCACTAGATGAAATCAACAAAGACGACCGCATCCTGCCAGGGATCAGACTGGGAGCTCATATACTTGATACTTGCTCGAAGGACACCTACGCTCTTGAGCAGTCTCTGGAGTTTGTCAGGGCCTCCCTCACAAAAGTGGATGACAGCGAGTACACCTGCCCCGATGGCTCCTATGCCATCCACGACGACGTCCCTCTGGCTATCTCTGGGGTCATCGGAGGCTCTTACAGCGATGTCTCCATTCAG GTGGCCAACCTTCTGCGACTCTTCCAAATCCCTCAGATCAGCTATGCTTCCACCAGTGCCAAGCTCAGTGACAAGACCCGCTATGACTACTTTGCACGCACTGTGCCCCCCGACTTCTATCAAGCCAAGGCCATGGCAGAGATTCTGCGTTACTTCAACTGGACGTATGTATCTACAGTAGCATCAGAAGGTGACTATGGTGAGACTGGGATTGATGCTTTCCAGCAGGAGGCCAGAGCCCGCCAGATCTGTATCGCCACTTCGGCCAAAGTGAGCCGTTCGATGAGCCGCTGGAGTTACGAGAACGTGATCCGCTCCCTGCAGCAGAAGTCCAATGCCAAGGTGGTCATCCTCTTCACACGCAGCGAAGACGCCCGAGAGCTGCTGGTGGCAGCCAACCGGATGAACGTCACCTTTACGTGGGTGGCCAGCGACGGCTGGGGAGCACAAGAGAGTGTGGTGAGGGGAAGTGAAGCTGTGGCAGATGGGGCCTTCACCATTGAACTGGCCTCCTATCAAATCCCCCAGTTTAATCAATACTTCACTGCTCTACACCCATACAACAACACCAGGAATCCCTGGTTCAGGGAGTTTTGGGAAAACCAGTTCCAGTGCAGCCTCCATGATCTGGGCTGTGGGAAGCATTCGCTCCACGAGGTTCCATTTCAGCCAGAATCCAAGATCATGTTTGTAGTGAATGCTGTTTATGCAATGGCCACTGCTTTACATAACATGAGGCAGGCCTTATGCCCCAACTCCACCAAGGTGTGTGATGCTCTTAAACCTGGAAATGGAAGAAAGTTTTATAGGGACTACATTCTCAAGGTTAAGTTTGAAG CACCATTTCGTCCACCGGACACAGAGAATGTGGTTCGCTTCGATGCCTTTGGGGACAGCCTGGGCCGTTACAACATTTTTCACTACCACAAAGAGGGTGGACGCTACTTCTACCGTAAGGTTGGGTACTGGGCTCAGAGCCTGACCCTGAACACCAGCCTGATTCCCTGGGCCGGCCAAGTCGCCCCCACCTCCCAATGCAGTGACCCCTGCAAGAAGAATGAGGTGAAGAGCATGCAGCCTGGAGACGTGTGCTGCTGGATCTGTATTCCCTGTCAGCCCTACCAGTATCTGCAGGATGAGTTCACCTGCGCTGACTGCAGCTTCGGACAGTGGCCTCTGGCCAATCTAACGGGCTGCTACGACCTGCCTGAGGAGTACATCCGCTGGGAAGACGCCTGGGCCATTGGACCTGTCACCATTTCTTGTCTCGGCATGATGTGCACGCTCTTTGTCATTGGCCTCTTCCTTAAGCACAATGAGACACCTGTTGTGAAGGCTAGTGGACGAGAGCTTTCCTACATTCTTCTGCTTGGAGTTCTGATGTGTTACAGCATGACTTTCATCTACATCGCCAAACCCTCCACCGCGGTGTGTACGCTGCGCCGACTGGGCTTAGGCACCTCGTTTGCTGTGTGCTACTCAGCCCTTCTCACTAAGACGAATCGCATTGCTCGGATCTTCAGTGGGGTGAAGGACGGAGCCCAGCGGCCTCGATTTATCAGCCCAGCCTCCCAGGTTGCCATCTGTGGTGCTCTGATCTCGTGccagctggtggtggtggtggtctgGCTGCTGGTGGAGGCCCCAGGGGTGAGAAAGGAAGTGAGCCCAGAGCGGAGAGACGTGGTCACCCTCAAGTGTAACAGCAAGGACTCCAGTATGCTCATGTCTCTCACCTACAATTGCATCCTCATTATCCTCTGCACAGTCTACGCCTTCAAGACCCGGAAATGCCCAGAGAACTTCAACGAGGCAAAGTTCATCGGGTTCACCATGTACACCACCTGCATCATCTGGCTGGCTTTCCAGCCCATTTTCTACGTTACTGCCAGTGACTACAGG GTTCAGACCACCACCATGTGCATCTCTGTCAGTCTAAGTGGATCGGTGGTGCTTGGCTGCCTTTTTGCACCCAAGGTTCATATCATCCTGTTCCAGCCACAGAAGAATGTCAGCACCCTACGGGTGGCCACCACCCGCTTCAGCGTCACCACTGGCCCAGCCACCAGTTTCTCTCAAG CATCAGCCTCCAATGTTGTTCCAACGGTGTGTAACGGACGAGAGGTGGTGGACTCTACAACTTCCTCCTTGTGA